The following proteins come from a genomic window of Corynebacterium crudilactis:
- a CDS encoding PrsW family intramembrane metalloprotease produces the protein MSRLFSITLWVAVLLATPAIFLSLASFAFVDAASIAVNLVFAVLYVVIVVGALSRTPLWPQFKLPGERKNRAGIAWVAGSLMWGAFVGFGLIMIFAGPILTLTDKLNWDFVSMSFAGAYPEEIAKALGVAIILLSFRQLNRPWHGLITGALVGLGFEVNENILYGTTGGMMDPNSDLDGVLMMWQYRTLLGPLIHTLLTAFAGYGIALALFRAHKTKAWRWTVAIGWLFLAFALHFAWNLMWGNNIASVINIVVISLVMYPLAIYLIWRSWAEARDDSSYAFAPGIITSTKELALFDAPTQQLAPAPAGVPEVQPARVPQHMEGHKEDD, from the coding sequence ATGAGTCGCCTTTTTAGCATCACGTTGTGGGTTGCGGTTCTTTTAGCAACACCAGCTATTTTCTTAAGCCTTGCATCTTTTGCCTTCGTTGATGCTGCTTCTATTGCGGTCAATCTGGTGTTTGCAGTGCTGTATGTAGTAATCGTCGTGGGAGCATTGAGTCGCACCCCGTTGTGGCCCCAATTTAAGCTTCCTGGTGAGAGAAAAAATCGCGCCGGGATAGCGTGGGTTGCGGGATCTTTGATGTGGGGGGCTTTCGTTGGTTTCGGGCTGATCATGATTTTCGCAGGTCCTATTTTGACGCTCACGGACAAACTCAATTGGGATTTTGTCTCCATGAGTTTCGCTGGAGCTTATCCAGAAGAAATTGCTAAGGCTCTCGGCGTTGCTATCATTTTGTTGAGTTTTAGACAACTCAATAGGCCATGGCATGGCTTGATTACTGGTGCTTTGGTGGGCTTAGGGTTTGAGGTCAATGAGAATATTCTGTATGGCACAACTGGCGGAATGATGGATCCTAATTCGGATCTTGATGGTGTGCTCATGATGTGGCAATACCGCACGTTGTTGGGGCCTTTGATCCATACACTTCTCACCGCCTTTGCTGGTTATGGCATTGCACTGGCACTTTTCCGCGCGCATAAAACCAAAGCCTGGCGTTGGACCGTTGCAATTGGCTGGTTGTTCCTCGCATTCGCGTTGCACTTTGCGTGGAATTTGATGTGGGGAAATAACATCGCCAGTGTTATCAATATCGTTGTGATCAGCCTGGTCATGTACCCATTAGCTATTTATCTCATCTGGCGCAGCTGGGCCGAAGCCCGCGATGATTCCAGCTATGCCTTCGCCCCAGGCATTATTACAAGCACCAAAGAATTAGCGCTTTTCGACGCCCCCACCCAGCAATTGGCTCCGGCTCCAGCGGGGGTTCCGGAAGTACAGCCAGCAAGAGTGCCCCAACACATGGAGGGGCATAAAGAAGACGATTAA
- the iolB gene encoding 5-deoxy-glucuronate isomerase: MRWFHKKGELARDGWQSVVDATTPGWEYTGIRIAELGSGESLELNDTGVERIFIPLQGSFDVAHHGQVTHLHGRKSVFDGPTDVLYLPTGQTATLSGQGRVAVAEAPTQEPKEWKYIAPAETPVELRGAGRSSRQVHNFGTPEALDAARLIVCEVITPGENWSSYPPHKHDEHIPGHESKLEEIYYFESAPSRVGGRAEAAEGAFGMFSTYSSPAGEIDINAMVYSGDIALVPFGYHGPAVAAPGYDLYYLNVMAGPDPERIWLINDDPAHAWVRDTWTGQAFDDRLPYENANKEG, from the coding sequence ATGCGTTGGTTCCATAAGAAGGGCGAACTGGCCCGAGATGGTTGGCAAAGCGTTGTCGATGCCACCACCCCAGGTTGGGAATACACCGGCATCCGCATTGCCGAACTGGGCAGTGGTGAATCGCTTGAACTGAATGACACTGGTGTGGAACGCATCTTCATTCCACTTCAGGGCAGCTTCGATGTTGCCCACCATGGTCAGGTGACCCATCTTCACGGAAGAAAGTCAGTCTTTGATGGACCAACCGATGTGCTCTACCTCCCCACTGGACAAACAGCAACGCTCAGTGGTCAGGGACGAGTCGCCGTGGCGGAAGCTCCCACTCAGGAACCCAAGGAGTGGAAGTACATCGCTCCAGCAGAAACTCCTGTGGAGTTGCGTGGAGCTGGCCGCTCGAGCCGACAAGTCCACAACTTTGGCACCCCGGAAGCTCTCGATGCTGCTCGACTAATCGTGTGTGAAGTAATCACCCCAGGTGAAAACTGGAGCTCTTACCCTCCACACAAGCATGATGAGCACATCCCAGGACACGAGTCCAAGCTGGAGGAAATCTACTACTTCGAAAGCGCCCCATCGCGAGTTGGTGGCAGGGCCGAAGCAGCAGAAGGAGCTTTCGGAATGTTTTCCACCTACTCCTCACCAGCGGGGGAGATCGATATCAACGCCATGGTGTACAGCGGCGATATCGCGCTAGTTCCTTTCGGATACCACGGCCCTGCCGTGGCAGCACCTGGCTATGACTTGTACTACCTCAACGTCATGGCAGGACCTGATCCGGAGAGAATCTGGCTGATTAACGATGACCCAGCGCACGCCTGGGTTCGAGATACATGGACCGGGCAAGCATTTGATGATCGCTTGCCATATGAGAACGCAAACAAGGAGGGATAA
- a CDS encoding CoA-acylating methylmalonate-semialdehyde dehydrogenase codes for MSEPQTISHWIDGAISPSTSGKTAPVYNPATGQVTANVALASQEEIDATIASATKAAKTWGNLSIAKRQTVLFNFRELLNARKGELAEIITAEHGKVLSDAMGEILRGQEVVELATGFPHLLKGAFNENVSTGIDVYSLKQPLGVVGIISPFNFPAMVPMWFFPIAIAAGNAVILKPSEKDPSAALWMAQIWKEAGLPDGVFNVLQGDKLAVDGLLNSPDVSAISFVGSTPIAKYIYETSAKNGKRVQALGGAKNHMLVLPDADLDLVADQAINAGYGAAGERCMAVSVVLAIESVADELIEKIKERIDTLRIGNGAGDEQGEPHLGPLITDVHRDKVASYVDIAEADGAKIIVDGRNCAVDGHEEGFFFGPTLIDDIPLTSRAYTEEIFGPVLSVVRVASFDEAIELINSGEFGNGTAIFTNDGGAARRFQHEIEVGMIGINVPIPVPVAYHSFGGWKNSLFGDAKAYGTQGFDFFTREKAITSRWLDPATHGGINLGFPQND; via the coding sequence ATGTCTGAACCACAAACCATCTCGCACTGGATTGACGGCGCGATTTCCCCATCCACTTCCGGCAAGACCGCTCCTGTCTACAATCCTGCAACTGGCCAGGTCACCGCCAATGTTGCGCTGGCTAGCCAGGAAGAGATCGATGCCACCATCGCTTCTGCCACCAAGGCTGCTAAGACGTGGGGCAACCTGTCTATCGCTAAGCGTCAGACTGTGCTTTTCAACTTCCGTGAGCTGCTGAATGCTCGCAAGGGTGAGCTGGCGGAGATCATCACTGCAGAGCACGGCAAGGTCTTGTCCGATGCCATGGGTGAAATCCTGCGTGGTCAGGAAGTAGTGGAGCTTGCTACCGGTTTCCCACACCTGCTTAAAGGTGCGTTCAATGAGAATGTTTCCACTGGAATTGATGTGTATTCCTTGAAGCAGCCACTGGGCGTTGTCGGAATCATCAGCCCGTTCAACTTCCCTGCGATGGTGCCGATGTGGTTCTTCCCAATCGCAATCGCTGCAGGTAACGCAGTTATTTTGAAGCCTTCAGAGAAGGATCCTTCCGCAGCGCTGTGGATGGCTCAGATCTGGAAGGAAGCTGGTCTTCCAGACGGCGTGTTCAACGTGCTCCAGGGCGACAAGCTGGCTGTTGATGGTTTGCTGAACAGCCCTGATGTCTCCGCGATTTCCTTCGTGGGTTCCACCCCAATCGCAAAGTACATCTACGAGACTTCCGCGAAGAACGGCAAGCGCGTCCAGGCGTTGGGCGGCGCGAAGAACCACATGCTGGTGCTGCCAGATGCTGATCTGGATCTGGTTGCCGATCAGGCAATCAACGCAGGTTACGGCGCTGCCGGTGAGCGTTGCATGGCTGTTTCTGTGGTCTTGGCTATTGAATCTGTTGCCGACGAGCTCATTGAGAAGATCAAGGAGCGCATCGACACCCTGCGCATCGGCAACGGTGCCGGCGACGAGCAGGGCGAGCCGCACCTGGGCCCACTAATCACCGACGTCCACCGCGACAAGGTCGCTTCTTATGTCGACATCGCTGAGGCCGACGGCGCCAAGATCATCGTGGACGGGCGTAACTGCGCCGTAGACGGGCACGAGGAGGGCTTCTTCTTCGGCCCTACGCTTATCGACGACATCCCCCTCACGTCCCGCGCCTACACCGAAGAAATCTTCGGCCCGGTCCTCTCTGTCGTTCGTGTCGCATCCTTCGACGAGGCAATTGAGCTGATCAACTCCGGTGAATTCGGCAACGGAACCGCAATCTTCACCAACGATGGTGGAGCGGCACGCCGCTTCCAGCATGAGATCGAAGTGGGCATGATCGGCATCAACGTACCAATCCCAGTGCCTGTTGCGTACCACTCCTTCGGTGGTTGGAAGAACTCCCTCTTCGGTGACGCCAAGGCATATGGCACTCAAGGTTTTGATTTCTTCACCAGGGAAAAGGCGATCACCAGCCGTTGGCTCGACCCAGCAACCCACGGTGGCATTAACCTCGGTTTCCCACAGAACGATTAA
- the iolC gene encoding 5-dehydro-2-deoxygluconokinase, translating to MTNLTSTHEVLAIGRLGVDIYPLQSGVGLADVQTFGKYLGGSAANVSVAAARHGRNSALLARVGNDPFGEYLLAELDRLGVDNQYVATDQTFKTPVTFCEIFPPDDFPLYFYREPKAPDLNIESADVSLDDVREADILWFTLTGFSEEPSRGTHREILATRANRRHTIFDLDYRPMFWESPEEATKQAEWALQHSTVAVGNKEECEIAVGETEPERAGRALLERGVELAIVKQGPKGVMAMTKDETVEVPPFFVDVINGLGAGDAFGGALCHGLLSEWPLEKVLRFANTAGALVASRLECSTAMPTTDEVEASLNQKV from the coding sequence ATGACAAACTTGACGAGCACTCACGAAGTCCTAGCTATCGGTCGCTTGGGCGTAGATATTTACCCACTGCAAAGTGGGGTAGGTCTGGCCGATGTTCAAACATTTGGAAAGTATCTCGGCGGAAGCGCTGCAAATGTCTCTGTTGCAGCTGCTCGCCATGGACGAAATTCTGCGCTGCTGGCGCGTGTAGGCAATGATCCTTTCGGTGAGTACCTGCTAGCGGAGCTGGATCGCTTGGGCGTGGATAACCAGTACGTTGCCACGGATCAGACCTTTAAAACCCCAGTGACCTTCTGTGAAATTTTCCCACCTGATGATTTCCCACTGTACTTCTACCGTGAGCCAAAGGCTCCGGATCTGAATATTGAGTCTGCAGATGTCAGCCTGGACGATGTACGTGAGGCTGATATTTTGTGGTTTACGCTCACTGGTTTCAGCGAGGAGCCAAGCCGTGGCACACACCGCGAGATCCTGGCTACTCGCGCTAACCGTCGCCACACCATCTTTGATCTGGACTACCGACCAATGTTTTGGGAGTCCCCAGAAGAGGCCACCAAACAGGCGGAATGGGCGTTGCAGCATTCCACGGTGGCGGTTGGCAACAAGGAAGAATGCGAAATCGCAGTGGGCGAGACCGAGCCAGAGCGCGCCGGCCGAGCACTGTTGGAACGCGGTGTGGAGTTGGCCATCGTCAAGCAGGGACCTAAGGGTGTCATGGCGATGACCAAGGACGAAACCGTGGAGGTTCCTCCGTTCTTCGTGGATGTTATCAACGGTCTTGGTGCCGGCGATGCGTTCGGCGGTGCGCTGTGCCACGGTCTGCTCTCTGAATGGCCGTTGGAAAAGGTTCTCCGTTTTGCCAACACCGCGGGTGCGCTTGTGGCGTCCCGTCTTGAATGCTCCACCGCAATGCCTACTACCGATGAGGTGGAAGCCTCCCTCAACCAGAAAGTCTGA
- the iolD gene encoding 3D-(3,5/4)-trihydroxycyclohexane-1,2-dione acylhydrolase (decyclizing), translated as MAETKRMTVSQALVEFLGHQWTVDGDIRERTIPGMFGIFGHGNVAGIGQALKQYNVEQPELMPYYQARNEQAMVHQSVGYARMHRRRGTYASAASVGPGATNLLTGAALATTNRLPALLLPSDTFATRVADPVLQQLEQPWDIGLTVNDAFRPVSKFFDRVQRPEQLFSIALAAMRVLTDPAETGAVTIALPEDVQAEMLDVPVEFLQDREWHIRRPRPERAALARAIEVIKNAKNPMIIAGGGVLYSDAETQLQALVEQTGIPVGTSQAGGGVLAWDHAQNLGGVGATGTLAANRIAGDADVIIGIGTRYSDFTTASRTAFQNPDVTFININIASFDAYKHGTQLPVIADAREAIVELAEALQGFTVSQDYAQRIAKEKAAWDTEVDKSFAPSGLALPGQPEIIGAVQASTSEKDVIVQAAGSLPGDLHKLWRVRDALGYHVEYAFSCMGYEIAGGIGAKRGLDAAGDDRDVVIMVGDGSYLMLNTELVTAVAEGIKVIVVLIQNHGYASIGHLSETVGSQRFGTWYREYDADAKNFQGEQILPVDLAMNARSYGMDVIEVEPSANAIEDLKAAMATAKASEKSTFIHINSDPLIYAPDGAGWWDVPVSETSTLDSTNAAREDYLKNQALQRPLLG; from the coding sequence ATGGCTGAAACGAAGAGAATGACAGTTAGCCAGGCACTGGTTGAATTCCTTGGTCACCAGTGGACTGTCGACGGCGATATCCGCGAGCGCACCATTCCAGGCATGTTCGGAATTTTCGGACACGGAAACGTTGCTGGCATTGGCCAGGCACTCAAGCAGTACAACGTTGAACAACCTGAGCTCATGCCGTACTACCAGGCTCGTAATGAGCAGGCGATGGTGCACCAGTCTGTTGGATATGCACGCATGCACCGCCGTCGTGGCACATACGCATCTGCCGCATCTGTTGGACCCGGCGCGACCAACCTGTTAACCGGTGCGGCTCTTGCTACCACCAACCGTTTGCCAGCGTTGCTGCTGCCTAGTGATACTTTTGCCACCCGCGTGGCGGATCCAGTGTTGCAGCAGTTGGAGCAGCCATGGGATATCGGGCTGACGGTTAATGATGCTTTCCGCCCTGTGTCTAAGTTCTTTGATCGGGTGCAGCGCCCGGAGCAGTTGTTCTCTATTGCGTTGGCTGCGATGCGTGTGTTGACTGATCCCGCAGAAACCGGTGCGGTCACCATTGCGCTTCCAGAAGATGTGCAGGCTGAAATGCTCGATGTGCCGGTGGAGTTCTTGCAGGATCGTGAGTGGCACATTAGGCGCCCACGTCCAGAGCGTGCTGCGTTGGCTCGTGCGATTGAAGTCATCAAAAACGCTAAGAATCCGATGATCATTGCTGGTGGCGGAGTGTTGTACTCCGATGCGGAAACGCAGCTGCAGGCACTTGTGGAGCAGACTGGCATTCCAGTGGGTACCTCCCAAGCTGGTGGTGGCGTGTTGGCGTGGGATCATGCACAAAACCTCGGTGGTGTGGGTGCCACCGGAACGCTGGCTGCCAACCGCATTGCTGGTGATGCTGATGTGATCATCGGTATCGGTACTCGTTACAGCGATTTCACCACTGCGTCTCGTACTGCATTCCAGAATCCTGATGTCACCTTCATCAACATTAATATTGCTTCCTTTGATGCCTACAAGCACGGCACTCAGTTGCCAGTGATTGCAGATGCGCGTGAAGCAATCGTGGAGTTGGCTGAGGCTCTGCAGGGATTCACTGTATCGCAGGATTATGCGCAGCGTATTGCGAAGGAAAAGGCTGCGTGGGATACAGAAGTAGATAAGTCTTTTGCGCCCTCTGGTCTTGCGCTGCCTGGACAGCCGGAGATCATCGGCGCGGTGCAGGCGTCGACAAGCGAAAAAGACGTCATTGTGCAGGCCGCTGGATCCTTGCCTGGTGACCTGCACAAGCTGTGGCGTGTGCGCGATGCGCTGGGCTACCACGTGGAATATGCGTTCTCGTGCATGGGCTATGAAATCGCGGGCGGTATCGGCGCGAAGCGTGGACTTGATGCCGCAGGCGATGACCGCGACGTGGTGATCATGGTTGGTGACGGCTCGTACCTCATGCTCAACACTGAGCTGGTCACGGCCGTGGCAGAAGGTATCAAGGTGATTGTGGTGCTCATCCAAAACCACGGCTATGCCTCCATCGGCCACCTGTCTGAAACTGTCGGTTCGCAGCGTTTTGGTACTTGGTACCGCGAATACGACGCTGACGCGAAGAACTTCCAGGGCGAGCAAATTCTGCCTGTCGATCTGGCAATGAATGCGCGCAGCTACGGCATGGATGTCATTGAAGTAGAACCAAGCGCGAATGCAATCGAGGATCTTAAAGCAGCGATGGCAACCGCGAAGGCTTCGGAGAAATCCACCTTCATCCACATCAACAGCGATCCGTTGATCTACGCACCAGACGGTGCTGGTTGGTGGGATGTGCCGGTCTCGGAGACATCCACGCTGGATAGCACCAACGCGGCTCGTGAAGATTACCTGAAAAACCAAGCCCTCCAGCGTCCGCTGCTCGGCTAA
- a CDS encoding M13 family metallopeptidase has protein sequence MKDLYRFVNGPWLDTHIIPDDRAVDGTFHKLRDDAEEDVHTIVQEDTGRAGTLYASFMDTDTINAAGVAPLDADLDRLSVANSSLFAAALGELDREGVGAPVGFWVEKDSSSNDSVPYLIQSGLGLPDEAYYREDTHADTLVAYKEHVERMLGFLDNSRLLGLDAATAAARIVALETEIAAGHWNVVKTRDAVATYNPSELSALPPKIRTMMSSAGLPDQRLVSMMPSYIDHLNGLLVDDRLPDWQLWATWHILRSRAGLLTEDISQANFDFYGTKLSGATEQKDRWKRAVGLAERMVGEEIGQRFVEKHFPASSKEHMLELVDYLVAAYRDRISNLAWMTPETRERALEKLSKFNAKIGYPEKWRSYEGLEFSADLVENTRRGSAFLHDYELGKIGKPADRDEWVTTPQTVNAFYNPVVNDITFPAAILRAPFFSPETEAAENFGAIGAVIGHEIGHGFDDQGSQYDGDGNLNSWWTDEDRSAFEQLTSRLVTQFSGLVPAVLTAEGIETNGVNGEFTLGENIGDLGGLGIAVVAYEKYLADRGQTFATSPSQTFEAEGAEEGLAGQEFNGLQRLFLSWARVWRTTIRPQMAVQYLAIDPHSPAEFRCNVIAGNVAEFYEAFDVPEDAPVYIKPEERLAIW, from the coding sequence ATGAAAGATCTTTATCGCTTTGTCAATGGTCCGTGGCTTGACACCCACATCATCCCCGATGATCGCGCAGTAGATGGTACTTTCCATAAGCTCCGCGATGATGCTGAAGAAGATGTCCACACCATCGTCCAAGAAGATACCGGGCGCGCAGGCACTCTTTATGCCTCTTTTATGGATACTGACACCATCAATGCTGCTGGTGTTGCACCACTTGATGCAGATCTAGACAGGCTTTCTGTTGCCAACTCCTCCCTATTCGCTGCAGCACTGGGTGAACTCGACCGCGAAGGCGTTGGCGCACCCGTAGGATTCTGGGTGGAAAAGGATTCCTCCTCCAACGATTCCGTTCCTTATCTCATCCAGTCTGGTCTCGGACTGCCTGATGAGGCTTATTACCGCGAAGATACCCACGCGGACACCCTCGTAGCATACAAAGAGCACGTTGAGCGCATGCTTGGCTTCCTCGATAACAGCCGCCTCCTCGGTCTCGATGCCGCAACTGCTGCAGCACGCATCGTTGCTCTAGAAACCGAAATCGCTGCTGGCCACTGGAACGTTGTAAAAACTCGTGATGCCGTAGCTACTTATAACCCTTCTGAGCTGTCCGCACTGCCACCAAAAATCCGCACCATGATGAGCTCCGCCGGCCTGCCTGACCAGCGCCTTGTCTCGATGATGCCGTCCTACATCGACCACCTCAACGGCTTGCTTGTCGACGACCGCCTCCCGGACTGGCAGCTCTGGGCAACGTGGCACATCCTAAGGTCCCGCGCAGGACTGCTGACCGAGGATATTAGCCAAGCAAACTTCGATTTCTATGGCACCAAACTATCCGGCGCCACCGAACAAAAAGACCGCTGGAAGCGTGCTGTCGGCCTGGCAGAACGCATGGTGGGTGAGGAAATCGGGCAACGGTTCGTCGAAAAGCATTTCCCTGCAAGCTCCAAGGAGCACATGCTGGAACTCGTCGATTACCTGGTGGCCGCCTACCGCGATCGCATCTCCAATCTCGCATGGATGACCCCCGAAACCCGCGAACGTGCCCTAGAAAAGCTGAGCAAATTCAATGCAAAGATCGGCTACCCAGAAAAGTGGCGCTCCTACGAAGGTCTCGAATTTAGTGCTGACCTGGTAGAAAACACCCGCCGAGGCTCCGCATTCCTCCACGACTATGAACTGGGCAAAATCGGCAAACCAGCCGACCGCGACGAATGGGTCACCACCCCACAAACGGTCAATGCCTTCTACAACCCCGTAGTCAATGACATCACCTTCCCCGCTGCCATCCTGCGCGCACCATTTTTCTCCCCCGAAACAGAAGCAGCAGAAAACTTCGGTGCCATCGGCGCTGTGATCGGCCACGAAATCGGACACGGCTTCGACGACCAAGGCAGCCAATACGACGGCGACGGCAACCTCAACTCCTGGTGGACCGATGAAGACCGCTCCGCATTCGAGCAACTCACCTCACGCCTCGTCACCCAATTCAGCGGACTCGTCCCAGCAGTTTTGACCGCTGAAGGCATCGAAACCAACGGCGTGAACGGTGAATTTACCCTCGGCGAAAACATCGGTGACCTCGGTGGACTAGGCATCGCGGTAGTTGCCTATGAAAAATACCTCGCAGACCGCGGCCAAACCTTCGCCACCTCCCCATCCCAAACTTTCGAGGCAGAAGGTGCAGAAGAAGGCCTCGCCGGACAGGAATTCAACGGCCTCCAGCGCCTCTTCCTCTCCTGGGCCCGCGTCTGGCGCACCACCATCCGCCCACAAATGGCCGTTCAATACCTCGCCATTGATCCACACTCCCCTGCAGAGTTCCGCTGCAACGTCATTGCCGGAAACGTCGCTGAATTCTACGAAGCCTTCGATGTTCCCGAAGATGCACCGGTATATATCAAACCGGAAGAACGCCTCGCCATCTGGTAA
- the iolR gene encoding GntR family transcriptional regulator IolR: MTTEAPVWPAELFEDLDRNGPIPLYFQVAKRLEEGIRSGVLAPGARLENEISVAKHLNVSRPTVRRAIQEVVDKGLLVRRRGVGTQVVQSHVTRPVELTSFFNDLKNANLDPKTQVLEHRLLAANSAIADKLGVSAGAEVLLIRRLRSTGDIPVAILENYLPPTFNNISQDELEKGGLYDALRSRGVVLKIANQKIGARRAVGEESTLLNIDDGGPLLTVERVALDNSGQVIELGSHCYRPDMYNFETTLVAR; this comes from the coding sequence ATGACCACCGAAGCTCCCGTTTGGCCAGCCGAACTCTTCGAAGACCTCGACAGAAACGGACCAATCCCCCTTTACTTTCAGGTAGCTAAACGCCTAGAAGAGGGCATCCGAAGCGGAGTCCTCGCTCCCGGCGCGCGTCTAGAAAACGAAATTTCGGTGGCAAAACACCTCAACGTTTCCCGGCCCACCGTGCGCCGCGCCATCCAAGAAGTTGTTGATAAAGGTCTACTCGTCCGCCGCCGTGGTGTCGGCACACAAGTAGTACAAAGCCATGTCACCAGGCCAGTGGAACTAACCAGTTTCTTTAACGACCTCAAGAACGCCAACTTGGATCCCAAAACGCAAGTCCTCGAGCATCGACTCCTCGCAGCAAACTCTGCAATTGCAGATAAGCTCGGTGTTTCTGCAGGTGCTGAAGTACTTCTGATTCGCCGTCTACGATCCACAGGAGATATACCTGTGGCAATTTTAGAAAACTACCTGCCACCAACATTTAATAATATCTCCCAAGATGAACTGGAGAAGGGAGGACTATACGATGCGCTGCGCAGCCGAGGTGTCGTATTGAAAATCGCAAACCAAAAGATTGGTGCACGCCGAGCCGTCGGCGAAGAAAGCACCCTATTAAATATTGATGATGGTGGCCCCCTACTCACTGTCGAACGTGTTGCCTTAGACAATTCCGGTCAGGTAATTGAGCTGGGCAGTCATTGCTATAGGCCAGATATGTACAACTTTGAAACCACCTTGGTGGCCCGATAA
- a CDS encoding class I fructose-bisphosphate aldolase codes for MTPPIISPESFEALRRMRAAEPTMVAERFKQRRKRELLGDDGKLFIVAADHPARGALAVGDNETAMANRYELIERMAIALSRPGVDGVLGTPDIIDDLAALGLLDDKIVVGSMNRGGLRGASFEMDDRYTGYNVSSMVDRGVDFAKTLVRINLNDAGTAPTLESTAHAVNEAAAAQLPIMLEPFMSNWVNGKVVNDLSTDAVIQSVAIAAGLGNDSSYTWMKLPVVEEMERVMESTTMPTLLLGGEGGNDPDATFASWEHALSLPGVRGLTVGRTLLYPQDGDVAAAVDTAARLVHTDIQQFTSQSI; via the coding sequence ATGACTCCTCCGATTATCTCTCCAGAGAGCTTTGAAGCCCTACGGCGGATGCGTGCGGCTGAACCCACGATGGTGGCGGAACGTTTCAAGCAGCGTCGCAAGCGCGAACTGCTCGGTGATGACGGCAAGCTGTTTATCGTGGCTGCCGACCATCCAGCACGTGGCGCCCTGGCTGTTGGCGATAATGAAACCGCCATGGCTAACCGCTATGAGCTGATTGAACGCATGGCTATCGCATTATCTCGCCCGGGCGTGGACGGTGTGTTGGGAACTCCAGACATCATTGATGATCTGGCAGCGCTCGGACTGCTCGATGACAAGATCGTGGTTGGCTCGATGAACCGTGGCGGCCTGCGTGGCGCTTCCTTTGAAATGGACGATCGCTACACCGGTTACAATGTTTCCTCCATGGTGGATCGTGGCGTGGATTTCGCGAAAACCTTGGTGCGCATCAACTTGAATGACGCCGGAACCGCCCCGACTTTAGAATCCACCGCGCATGCAGTCAATGAGGCTGCAGCAGCACAGCTGCCCATCATGCTGGAGCCGTTCATGAGCAACTGGGTAAACGGCAAGGTGGTCAATGATCTTTCCACCGATGCAGTTATCCAATCTGTCGCCATTGCTGCTGGTCTGGGCAATGATTCTTCCTACACCTGGATGAAGCTTCCAGTGGTGGAGGAGATGGAGCGCGTCATGGAATCCACCACCATGCCAACCCTGTTGTTGGGCGGCGAAGGCGGCAACGATCCAGATGCCACCTTCGCATCCTGGGAGCATGCACTTTCCCTGCCGGGTGTGCGTGGCCTGACCGTGGGACGCACTCTGCTGTATCCGCAAGACGGCGATGTCGCCGCCGCTGTTGATACCGCAGCGCGACTTGTTCACACAGATATTCAACAATTCACTTCGCAGAGCATTTAA